The proteins below are encoded in one region of Brassica napus cultivar Da-Ae chromosome A6, Da-Ae, whole genome shotgun sequence:
- the LOC125610232 gene encoding histone-lysine N-methyltransferase, H3 lysine-9 specific SUVH7-like has product MDESTPIEATPFSYLIPSFADDDDNLMENITSPTFQGVTPLQTVDDETPYTTPPANEENYNTPPSQPLLLATPLSSASPSDESNTAPVDPNMGPIKRGRGRPKGSKNSKPSKKKMETSHDPNNEVVVSGHNDETHNTSFSPHPPLVATDLQAIVPYDDSNHDSLADDDAAPSSDPLKRGRGRPKGSKSAKTPVKKLKPHNPDEKMVIFCPSFDSMITEEVKENGNEELVDSVRMRFNAVCRHLGHVSCEKAVVTTAFSRFTNLGVRTNKKKRIGPVPGVQPGDIFYFWGEMCLVGLHTQMPAGIDYLLAKDGAAEGLTTSVITSVGHYNDKTDELHFLVYTGQGGTCKDGKPRDQELTRGNLALIASQKRGNEVRVIRGIVDPRDEKRKVYIYDGLYVVTYYWIEKGTTGFDEFKFNLVRQQDQPSGFATWKLAEELMKCGSSNLLRKGFVFGDISLGLEALPVPIVNEVDENDKEWPLDFNYRVSSKNLSMMIVPNHQSTGCNNTCKGGQSCGDPTCSCIQRNGGDLPYDNHILLYRKPMIYECSDLCACPEDCKSRLTQSGLKLRLEVFKTKSCGWGLRSWEPIRAGTFICELVGTAKGRDEIEEDDEYIFDTSRVYKTFRWNYEPELVGEDCWEEVSEVYKLRSEILVSARAFGNVSRFMNHSCLANVMWQPVEYETDGQPLVNIVFFAKRHISPLTELRYDYGMSYDTGEIDEGGSKVFTGKRACLCGSENCRGSFE; this is encoded by the coding sequence ATGGATGAGTCTACTCCAATCGAAGCTACACCGTTCAGCTATCTAATCCCGAGCTTTGCTGACGATGATGACAATCTGATGGAGAACATCACATCACCAACTTTCCAAGGGGTTACACCACTTCAAACCGTTGATGATGAGACCCCTTACACAACACCACCCGCTAATGAGGAAAACTACAACACACCACCCTCTCAACCTCTATTACTGGCCACACCACTCAGCTCCGCTTCACCATCTGATGAATCCAACACTGCTCCTGTCGATCCCAACATGGGTCCTATCAAAAGAGGACGAGGCCGACCAAAAGGTTCAAAGAATTCAAAGCCGTccaagaagaagatggaaacCTCTCATGATCCCAACAATGAAGTGGTTGTATCTGGTCACAATGACGAAACTCACAACACATCATTCTCCCCTCATCCTCCTCTAGTGGCCACAGATCTTCAAGCTATTGTACCATACGATGACTCCAACCACGACTCTTTGGCTGATGATGATGCTGCTCCGAGTAGCGATCCTCTTAAAAGAGGACGGGGCCGACCAAAGGGTTCGAAGAGCGCCAAGACGCCTGTGAAGAAGCTGAAACCCCATAATCCCGACGAGAAAATGGTAATATTTTGTCCGAGTTTTGACTCGATGATAACCGAAGAGGTGAAAGAAAATGGGAATGAAGAGCTGGTGGACTCCGTTCGGATGCGTTTCAACGCCGTTTGTCGTCACTTAGGCCACGTAAGCTGCGAGAAAGCTGTGGTCACAACTGCCTTCAGTAGGTTTACCAATCTGGGTGTCAGGActaacaagaagaagagaatcgGTCCGGTTCCGGGGGTACAACCAGGAGATATATTCTACTTCTGGGGAGAGATGTGTTTGGTTGGACTTCACACTCAGATGCCTGCTGGTATCGACTATCTACTAGCAAAAGATGGTGCAGCAGAAGGCTTAACAACAAGTGTCATTACATCAGTAGGACATTACAACGACAAAACGGACGAGCTTCATTTTTTGGTATACACCGGGCAAGGAGGAACGTGTAAGGATGGTAAACCTAGAGATCAAGAGCTTACAAGAGGAAACCTAGCGTTGATCGCAAGTCAGAAAAGAGGAAATGAAGTTAGAGTGATTAGAGGTATAGTAGATCCGCGCGATGAAAAAAGGAAAGTATATATCTACGATGGTCTCTATGTGGTAACCTATTATTGGATAGAGAAAGGGACCACCGGCTTTGATGAATTCAAGTTTAATCTTGTGAGACAACAAGACCAGCCTTCTGGTTTCGCCACGTGGAAGTTAGCTGAAGAATTGATGAAGTGTGGTTCGAGTAATTTGTTGAGGAAGGGTTTTGTGTTTGGAGATATTTCTCTTGGATTGGAGGCGTTACCAGTTCCGATCGTGAACGAGGTCGATGAGAACGACAAGGAGTGGCCTCTAGACTTCAACTACAGAGTCTCTTCGAAAAATTTAAGCATGATGATAGTTCCAAACCATCAATCTACTGGATGCAACAACACTTGTAAAGGTGGTCAGTCATGTGGAGATCCGACATGTTCTTGTATTCAAAGAAACGGCGGCGACTTACCGTATGATAACCACATTTTACTATATCGCAAACCGATGATCTACGAATGCAGCGACCTTTGTGCTTGCCCCGAGGACTGCAAGAGCAGGCTAACTCAAAGCGGTTTGAAACTCCGGTTGGAAGTGTTTAAGACGAAGAGCTGTGGTTGGGGGTTGCGTTCGTGGGAGCCCATACGAGCCGGGACTTTTATCTGCGAGTTGGTTGGCACAGCTAAGGGAAGAGATGAGATTGAAGAAGACGACGAGTACATCTTCGACACCTCTCGAGTTTACAAAACGTTTAGGTGGAACTACGAACCGGAACTTGTGGGTGAAGACTGTTGGGAAGAAGTCTCTGAAGTTTATAAACTTCGGTCGGAAATCTTGGTTAGTGCGAGAGCGTTTGGTAACGTTAGTCGGTTCATGAACCATAGCTGCTTGGCTAATGTTATGTGGCAGCCTGTTGAGTATGAAACGGATGGCCAACCTTTGGTTAATATTGTCTTTTTTGCAAAGAGACATATATCTCCGTTGACAGAGTTGAGATACGATTATGGAATGTCTTATGATACTGGAGAGATCGATGAAGGTGGAAGCAAGGTTTTTACAGGTAAAAGGGCTTGCTTGTGTGGTTCGGAAAATTGTCGTGGTTCTTTTGAGTGA
- the LOC125610230 gene encoding leucine-rich repeat receptor-like protein kinase PEPR2, whose amino-acid sequence MMILGLVEITLLCSLFVSFRLDSVSSLNSDGLALLSLLSHFDKVPPQVNSTWKENTSETTPCNNWFGVTCDGSLNVETLNLSTSGVSGQLGSEIGELKSLITLDLSNNSLSGPLPSSLGNCTSLQYLDLSENGFSGEIPDNFGSLKNLTYLYLTSNNLTGLIPASVGGLKELSDLTLSHNDLSGPIPESIGNCSKLEYLYLHKNKLNGSLPESLNLLKNLSEVFVSNNSLGGRIRFGSSNCKKLVTLELSYNHFEGGVPPELGNCSNLDSLVIIGCNLTGNIPSSLGMLKKVTVINLGENRLSGNIPPELGNCSSLKTLKLNDNQLEGELPSALGKLKKLQILQLFRNKLSGGIPIEVTELKNLKSLTLFNNRFYGGIPMSLGVNTSLEGVDLIGNSFTGEIPPDLCHGQKLTVFNLGSNQLHGKIPPSIGHCKTLRRIRLGGNKLSGVLPEFPETHNLYFVELKGNNIEGSIPRSLGSCKNLLTVDLSQNKLTGLIPPELGNLQNLGLLNLSHNHLEGPLPSQLSSCVGILEFDVGSNSLNGSVPSSFRSWKSLTTLVLSHNRFSGAIPPFLAEFGRLIDLQVATNAFKGEIPSSLGLLKHLNSLDLSGNGFTGEIPAFLVGLVDLVRLNISNNKLTGNLSVLQSRSFFQLDVSNNQLTGPIPEKLMNSSSVFTGNPSLCIQPSHSVSAVIRKEFKTCKGQAKLSTWMIAIIAVGSFLSALALLFALVLVFTCCKRGVKTEDTPVLDEEEGLSLLLNKVLTATDNLDDKYIIGRGAHGVVYKASLAPGEEYAVKKLIFAESVRANQNMKREIETIGQVRHRNLVRLERFWIMKDNGLMLYKYMPNGSLHDVLHRGNNQGETGLDWSARFNIALGIAHGLEYLHHDCHPPIIHRDIKPENILMDSEMEPHIGDFGLARILDDSTISTATITGTTGYIAPENAYKTVRCKESDVYSYGVVLLELITGKRAVDRSFPEETDIVSWVRSVLSSYEDDEDYTVSPIVDPRLVDELLDTKVREQAILVTDLALVCSDKRSENRPSMRDVVKELTDVKDLVRSTSGSVQ is encoded by the exons ATGATGATTCTAGGGTTAGTGGAAATTACCctcctttgctctctttttgtCTCTTTCCGTTTAGACTCTGTCTCCTCTCTAAACTCGGATGGTTTGGCTTTACTTTCGCTTCTCAGCCACTTTGACAAAGTACCACCTCAAGTCAATTCCACGTGGAAGGAGAACACATCTGAAACCACTCCGTGTAATAACTGGTTTGGTGTCACTTGTGATGGTTCTCTTAACGTCGAGACTCTTAATCTGAGTACATCTGGTGTTTCAGGGCAACTAGGTTCCGAAATTGGAGAGCTTAAGAGCTTGATCACTCTGGATCTGAGTAACAATAGTTTATCTGGTCCGTTGCCTTCCAGTTTAGGAAACTGTACTTCACTTCAGTATTTGGATTTGTCTGAAAATGGGTTTTCCGGAGAGATTCCAGATAATTTTGGCAGCTTGAAGAATTTGACTTATCTGTATCTCACTTC CAACAATCTTACCGGTCTGATTCCTGCAAGTGTTGGTGGGTTGAAAGAGCTTTCAGATCTGACCTTGTCTCATAATGACTTGTCTGGTCCCATCCCTGAGTCCATTGGGAACTGCAGTAAGCTGGAGTATCTGTACTTGCACAAGAACAAGCTTAATGGTTCGTTACCGGAAAGTCTCAACCTGCTCAAGAATCTCAGTGAAGTGTTTGTCAGCAACAACAGCCTTGGAGGGAGGATTCGTTTCGGTTCAAGCAACTGCAAGAAGTTGGTGACTTTGGAACTGTCTTACAATCATTTCGAAGGTGGTGTTCCTCCTGAACTTGGCAACTGCAGTAACCTTGACTCTTTAGTCATCATCGGATGTAACTTGACAGGTAACATTCCATCATCATTGGGTATGTTAAAAAAGGTTACCGTTATTAACCTCGGTGAGAATCGTCTCTCTGGGAATATCCCTCCTGAGCTCGGGAACTGCAGCAGCTTGAAAACCTTGAAGCTGAACGACAACCAGCTCGAAGGAGAGTTACCCTCTGCATTGGGTAAGCTAAAGAAGCTACAAATCCTGCAGCTTTTCAGGAATAAGCTGTCTGGTGGGATTCCTATTGAAGTTACTGAGCTGAAGAATCTTAAGTCGCTTACTCTGTTTAACAACAGATTTTATGGAGGGATACCAATGAGTTTAGGCGTGAATACAAGCTTAGAGGGGGTGGATCTTATTGGTAACAGTTTTACAGGGGAGATACCTCCCGATCTATGCCATGGACAGAAGTTGACGGTTTTTAACTTGGGTTCTAATCAGCTTCATGGTAAGATACCACCGTCTATTGGTCATTGTAAGACCCTCAGGAGAATCAGGCTTGGAGGAAACAAGCTTTCAGGTGTTCTTCCGGAGTTTCCTGAGACACATAATCTTTATTTTGTGGAACTcaaaggcaacaacattgaagGATCCATCCCTCGCAGCTTGGGAAGCTGCAAGAATCTCCTAACAGTTGACCTGTCTCAAAACAAACTCACTGGTTTGATACCCCCAGAACTGGGAAATCTGCAAAACCTCGGACTGTTGAATCTTTCACATAACCACCTGGAAGGtcctctgccatctcagctatCTAGCTGTGTGGGAATACTGGAGTTTGATGTCGGATCCAACTCACTGAACGGTTCTGTTCCTTCGAGTTTCAGAAGCTGGAAAAGCTTGACTACTTTGGTTCTCAGCCATAATCGGTTTTCAGGAGCCATTCCACCGTTCTTGGCCGAGTTTGGCCGCCTAATAGATCTCCAGGTAGCTACAAATGCTTTTAAAGGTGAGATTCCTTCCTCTCTTGGCTTGTTAAAGCACCTGAACAGCTTAGACCTCAGTGGAAACGGATTCACCGGCGAGATCCCAGCCTTTCTGGTAGGTCTTGTTGATCTCGTACGGCTCAACATATCCAACAATAAGTTGACAGGGAACTTATCCGTTCTTCAGAGTCGTAGTTTCTTTCAGCTTGACGTCTCGAACAATCAGCTCACCGGTCCAATACCGGAAAAGCTGATGAATAGTTCATCAGTATTTACTGGAAACCCAAGCCTCTGCATTCAACCTTCTCACTCAGTAAGTGCAGTGATCCGTAAAGAGTTTAAAACTTGCAAAGGTCAAGCCAAACTTAGCACCTGGATGATCGCCATTATAGCAGTTGGTTCCTTTCTATCTGCATTGGCTTTACTTTTTGCTTTAGTTTTGGTTTTTACCTGCTGCAAAAGAGGAGTCAAGACAGAAGATACTCCTGTCCTCGACGAGGAAGAAGGTCTTTCCTTACTGCTTAACAAAGTTCTCACAGCCACTGACAATCTAGACGACAAGTACATCATTGGAAGAGGAGCTCATGGAGTTGTTTACAAAGCCTCATTAGCCCCAGGCGAAGAATACGCCGTGAAGAAACTCATCTTCGCAGAAAGCGTACGTGCAAACCAGAATATGAAGAGAGAGATCGAGACGATCGGGCAAGTTAGGCATAGAAACCTCGTTCGGTTGGAAAGGTTTTGGATTATGAAAGACAATGGCCTGATGCTGTACAAGTACATGCCCAATGGAAGCTTACACGACGTTCTGCACAGAGGCAATAATCAAGGAGAAACAGGTCTTGACTGGTCTGCACGGTTCAACATAGCTCTTGGGATTGCACACGGGCTAGAGTATCTACACCATGACTGTCATCCACCAATCATCCACCGTGACATCAAACCAGAGAACATACTTATGGACTCGGAGATGGAGCCTCACATTGGAGATTTCGGATTGGCTAGGATTCTTGATGACTCGACTATTTCAACAGCAACCATCACAGGCACCACTGGTTACATTGCACCAG AAAATGCGTACAAGACGGTGAGATGCAAGGAATCAGATGTTTATAGTTATGGAGTTGTTTTGCTTGAGCTGATAACGGGAAAGAGAGCAGTGGACAGATCTTTCCCTGAGGAGACTGATATCGTGAGCTGGGTTAGATCTGTGTTAAGCAGCTACGAGGATGACGAGGATTATACTGTTAGTCCAATCGTTGATCCAAGGCTTGTGGATGAGCTTCTAGATACAAAGGTTAGAGAACAGGCAATTCTAGTTACAGACTTGGCACTTGTGTGTTCGGACAAAAGGTCAGAGAACAGACCGTCCATGAGAGATGTGGTGAAAGAGTTGACTGATGTGAAAGATCTTGTAAGAAGCACTTCTGGTTCAGTTCAATAG